Proteins from one Malaya genurostris strain Urasoe2022 chromosome 2, Malgen_1.1, whole genome shotgun sequence genomic window:
- the LOC131429699 gene encoding antigen 5 like allergen Cul n 1-like gives MKFIVAVVLLALTKSSQQVDYCSSSLCKTGTTHIACNGLTTLSSTCGTGAQEVVLNSTKQELILDLHNQLRSKIATGKQNYSTTFYPQAARMGTMVWSSELANIAAANARRCVYGHDKCRNTATLKTVGQNIARQYYYGMNFTDTDLIKGFVNAWYAEAANGNKDIIASYPDNYTGPVVGHFTQVVADRATQIGCSLVSYITSPWTNQLFVCNYAITNIIGQPVYQTGTKCSKCTTGCNAKYDGLCSLKEVINSNPY, from the exons ATGAAGTTTATCGTAGCAG TTGTGTTATTGGCTTTGACGAAATCCTCACAGCAGGTGGATTACTGTAGTTCCTCGCTATGTAAGACCGGTACTACGCATATTGCTTGTAATGGGTTAACCACCCTGTCGTCTACCTGTGGCACTGGAGCGCAGGAGGTagttttgaactccaccaaacAGGAATTGATCCTGGATTTGCACAATCAGCTTCGCAGTAAAATTGCTACCGGAAAGCAGAACTATTCCACAACGTTCTACCCGCAAGCAGCCCGTATGGGAACGATG GTCTGGAGTTCCGAGTTGGCCAATATCGCGGCTGCCAACGCACGTCGATGTGTGTACGGTCATGATAAGTGCCGGAACACTGCGACCCTGAAAACAGTAGGACAAAATATTGCCAGACAATATTACTACGGCATGAACTTTACCGATACCGATCTGATCAAAGGGTTCGTTAATGCTTGGTATGCAGAGGCCGCAAATGGCAACAAAGACATAATCGCTAGCTATCCGGATAATTACACGGG TCCCGTCGTTGGACATTTTACTCAGGTTGTCGCGGACCGTGCAACTCAAATCGGATGTTCGCTCGTGAGCTATATCACCTCGCCATGGACCAATCAGTTATTTGTCTGTAACTATGCCATCACAAACATTATCGGACAGCCCGTCTACCAAACAGGGACAAAATGTTCCAAATGCACGACTGGCTGTAATGCCAAAtatgacggattgtgcagtctGAAAGAAGTTATAAATTCGAATCCTTACTAG